The Treponema pectinovorum genome includes a window with the following:
- a CDS encoding gp53-like domain-containing protein, which translates to MQWGTALSCSNSSVKRSFSIPFASIPIVVITPEFDRRGSRASMYNISKSDFSFAVFTAEDTYLNDKKSFYIAIGK; encoded by the coding sequence GTGCAGTGGGGAACTGCGTTGTCGTGCAGCAATAGTTCTGTTAAGCGTTCTTTTTCAATCCCTTTTGCATCAATTCCGATTGTCGTTATAACACCCGAGTTTGACAGAAGAGGCTCGAGAGCCTCTATGTATAACATTAGCAAAAGTGATTTTTCTTTTGCTGTTTTTACCGCGGAAGATACCTATCTCAATGACAAAAAAAGTTTTTACATTGCAATCGGAAAATAG
- a CDS encoding recombinase family protein, whose translation MIYGYIRVSTDGQTVENQKLAIRNFCRYRRLHHVQWISETISGTKKPEKRKLGTLLSDAREGDTIIVTELSRLGRSLMMILDVLQELLEKKVRVIAIKEGYELGDNIQSKVLAFAFGLSAEIERTLLSERTKQGLERARKAGKQIGRLPGQKPQHYKLAPHRHKIRRWLKEGRSKLSIARELGVTWCTLDRFIRQHLHDKPPKPLTEPPKKHGHPTILEKQWFERHGQ comes from the coding sequence ATGATTTACGGATATATCCGCGTCTCGACGGACGGGCAGACGGTCGAGAACCAGAAACTCGCAATCAGGAATTTCTGCCGCTACAGGCGGCTTCATCATGTGCAGTGGATTTCGGAGACAATCAGCGGGACGAAAAAGCCGGAGAAACGGAAACTCGGAACATTGCTTTCGGACGCGCGGGAGGGAGACACGATAATCGTGACGGAACTCTCGCGGCTTGGTCGGTCGCTGATGATGATTCTTGATGTGCTTCAGGAACTCTTGGAGAAGAAGGTGCGTGTCATCGCGATAAAAGAGGGCTATGAACTCGGAGACAACATCCAGAGCAAGGTGCTTGCGTTTGCGTTCGGGCTTTCCGCCGAAATTGAGCGGACGCTTCTCTCGGAGAGGACGAAACAGGGGCTGGAGCGGGCAAGGAAAGCGGGAAAGCAGATTGGTCGCCTTCCCGGACAGAAACCCCAGCATTACAAACTTGCCCCGCATCGCCACAAGATACGGCGGTGGCTCAAAGAGGGACGGAGCAAACTGTCAATCGCGCGGGAACTGGGCGTCACATGGTGCACGCTCGACAGGTTCATCAGGCAACACCTCCATGACAAGCCTCCGAAGCCGCTGACCGAACCGCCGAAAAAGCACGGGCATCCGACGATACTGGAAAAGCAGTGGTTCGAGCGGCACGGGCAGTAA
- a CDS encoding GNAT family N-acetyltransferase, producing the protein MRRISVHKRCTDYETYRAARVKSLFNAERGDRLDIELDTDIDEFDWQVGVVVGASGTGKTSIGETFFDGGIYDLKKAWAEDKPIIDAIAPDGDFNAVTSALSAVGLGSVPSWLRPFHLLSNGEQFRAALARLLLEGKKEVVLDEFTSVVDRQVAKIGAGAFQKAWRREPGRKAVILSPHYDILEWLEPDWIIDTNEMVYKRRCLRRPKIDVEIMRTTGSYWHYFKPHYYLDLPMPVAAQYFVGLVDGKPVAHVAVAPMFQNGYYRATRLVVLPEWQGCGVGTRFLNAVCQWHLDGNGRCGKKLPVLFHTSHPQMAAALRRSPLWVQKSAVLYQKASKTAFQMTGGRGHFGGHFRAVQGFAYKGARDD; encoded by the coding sequence ATGAGAAGAATCAGCGTTCACAAGCGTTGCACTGACTACGAAACATACCGTGCGGCGCGGGTAAAGAGCCTTTTCAACGCCGAGAGGGGCGACAGGCTGGACATCGAGCTTGACACCGACATTGACGAGTTCGACTGGCAGGTTGGCGTTGTCGTGGGCGCGTCGGGAACGGGGAAGACTTCAATAGGCGAGACATTTTTTGACGGCGGCATTTACGACCTGAAAAAGGCGTGGGCAGAGGACAAGCCGATTATCGACGCAATCGCGCCGGACGGCGACTTCAACGCGGTGACATCCGCTCTTTCTGCCGTGGGGCTTGGGAGCGTTCCCTCTTGGCTTCGTCCTTTCCACTTGCTCTCAAACGGCGAGCAGTTCAGGGCGGCTCTTGCGCGTCTACTTCTTGAGGGGAAAAAGGAAGTCGTGCTTGACGAGTTCACGAGCGTGGTTGACCGTCAGGTCGCGAAAATCGGCGCGGGCGCGTTCCAGAAGGCTTGGCGGCGAGAGCCTGGTCGGAAAGCCGTCATTCTTTCGCCGCACTATGACATCTTGGAATGGCTTGAACCCGACTGGATTATAGACACGAACGAGATGGTCTATAAAAGGAGGTGTCTTCGGCGACCTAAAATCGATGTTGAAATCATGCGGACGACTGGAAGTTACTGGCACTACTTTAAGCCACATTATTATCTAGACTTGCCGATGCCTGTTGCGGCTCAATATTTTGTAGGGCTTGTTGACGGAAAGCCAGTGGCTCATGTGGCGGTCGCCCCAATGTTCCAGAACGGCTACTACAGGGCGACGCGGCTCGTCGTGCTTCCCGAATGGCAGGGATGCGGCGTGGGCACTCGTTTCCTGAACGCGGTCTGCCAGTGGCACTTGGACGGAAACGGACGGTGCGGAAAGAAACTTCCCGTGCTGTTCCACACTTCTCATCCGCAGATGGCGGCGGCTTTGCGTCGCTCTCCGCTATGGGTGCAGAAAAGCGCGGTTCTCTATCAGAAGGCGAGCAAGACGGCATTCCAGATGACTGGCGGGCGCGGTCACTTCGGAGGACATTTCCGGGCGGTGCAGGGCTTCGCATACAAGGGGGCGCGTGATGATTAA
- a CDS encoding formyltransferase family protein, with translation MIKVFIAGQKSFGAAVYKAVCKAGYAVTGVACPADGQYYDRLKKAAYCDNPRPVIIDSEKLRSSDIPDGTDVIIAAHSHHFISTKTREKVKYAVGYHPSLLPRHRGRDAVKWTVRFGDTVAGGTIYELSEKVDGGAIVLQRSVLVKKEWTYKDLWREALFPLGVELVLETLKMIEEGRYSATPQDESLATWEPPTDQNTRLFRPELMMLG, from the coding sequence ATGATTAAGGTTTTCATTGCGGGTCAGAAGTCGTTCGGTGCGGCTGTTTACAAAGCCGTGTGCAAGGCGGGCTATGCCGTTACAGGTGTCGCTTGCCCTGCCGACGGTCAGTATTACGACAGGCTAAAGAAAGCCGCATATTGCGACAATCCGCGTCCTGTTATAATCGATTCGGAAAAACTGCGCTCATCGGACATTCCCGACGGCACGGACGTAATCATAGCGGCGCACAGCCACCACTTCATCAGCACTAAGACGCGGGAAAAGGTGAAGTATGCCGTGGGCTATCATCCCTCGCTTCTTCCGCGACATCGCGGGCGTGATGCGGTCAAGTGGACGGTGCGCTTCGGCGACACTGTTGCTGGCGGCACGATTTACGAGCTTAGTGAAAAGGTTGACGGCGGAGCAATCGTCTTGCAGCGTTCCGTTCTTGTGAAAAAGGAATGGACTTACAAGGACTTGTGGCGCGAGGCTCTGTTCCCGCTCGGCGTGGAATTGGTGCTTGAAACCTTGAAGATGATTGAGGAAGGCAGATATTCGGCGACACCGCAGGACGAGAGCCTAGCGACATGGGAGCCACCCACAGACCAGAACACCCGCCTTTTCAGACCCGAACTTATGATGCTCGGCTAG
- the proC gene encoding pyrroline-5-carboxylate reductase, producing the protein MNKISFIGMGNMAQALVAGFIKSQKIKASDIFAYAPNQEKLSTNSQKFGFTACKTLKEAVQNTDTIFIACKPYHIDSVLGEIGRDLEDKVLISIALGWNFHAYEKALSAYTVKPRIQFVMPNTPATVSEGVFLFEKSNSLKQEERAEIWELFSTLGLVEEIADNLMPIAGAISGCGPAFVDLFIESYADAAVKYGLPRELSYRLVSQTLLGSAKLQKETEEHPAVLKDKVCSPGGSTIRGVTALEEAGFRNACIKSIDCIMSK; encoded by the coding sequence ATGAATAAAATATCTTTTATTGGAATGGGAAATATGGCACAAGCTCTGGTCGCAGGCTTTATAAAAAGTCAAAAAATAAAGGCCAGCGATATATTTGCTTATGCTCCAAATCAGGAAAAACTCAGCACGAACTCGCAAAAATTTGGGTTTACTGCCTGCAAAACTTTAAAAGAGGCCGTGCAAAACACGGATACAATTTTTATCGCTTGCAAGCCCTACCATATAGACAGCGTATTAGGCGAAATTGGAAGAGATTTAGAAGATAAAGTTTTAATTTCAATAGCTTTGGGCTGGAATTTCCACGCTTACGAAAAAGCGCTTTCCGCATACACTGTAAAACCGAGAATTCAATTTGTAATGCCAAACACTCCAGCAACAGTTAGCGAAGGCGTTTTTCTGTTTGAAAAATCAAATTCGCTAAAACAAGAAGAAAGAGCAGAAATTTGGGAACTTTTTTCGACACTCGGCCTTGTAGAAGAAATTGCAGACAATCTAATGCCAATCGCTGGTGCAATAAGCGGTTGCGGACCTGCTTTTGTCGACTTGTTCATAGAATCATACGCAGATGCAGCGGTAAAATACGGACTTCCCCGCGAACTTTCATACCGTTTGGTAAGCCAAACTCTTTTAGGTTCAGCAAAACTCCAAAAAGAAACCGAAGAGCACCCGGCCGTTTTAAAAGACAAGGTTTGTTCACCAGGTGGCAGCACAATCCGTGGCGTTACAGCCTTGGAAGAAGCCGGATTTAGAAACGCCTGCATAAAATCAATCGATTGTATAATGTCAAAATAA
- the proB gene encoding glutamate 5-kinase — protein sequence MTIQEAIKSSRKIVIKIGSNTLAKPDGTQNTEFMAAFARQCKNLIEQGKQLVVVSSGAQVSGVSTLKEWARKKDVHFRQALCAIGQVELMSQWRKAFNEQGLHIGQLLFTKEDFEDSHRSLNIRNTLFTLVDEGAVPIINENDSVSTDEFSIGDNDNLSALTAILWSADLLILFSDIDGVFTANPKTDKQAKLIESVKSISELRNSIKIGETNSFGTGGIETKIQAAEKTTVYGIPMLLANGAVPNILDRLLDGTAKGTLFLAE from the coding sequence ATGACGATTCAAGAAGCGATAAAATCTTCGCGCAAAATTGTAATTAAGATAGGTTCCAATACACTTGCAAAACCAGACGGCACGCAAAATACGGAATTTATGGCAGCGTTTGCCCGCCAATGCAAAAATTTAATTGAACAGGGCAAGCAACTGGTTGTGGTTTCTTCTGGTGCGCAAGTTTCTGGCGTTTCTACCTTAAAAGAGTGGGCACGAAAAAAAGATGTGCATTTTAGGCAGGCTCTGTGTGCCATTGGGCAAGTTGAACTTATGTCGCAATGGAGAAAAGCATTTAACGAACAAGGCTTACACATTGGGCAACTGTTATTCACAAAAGAAGATTTTGAAGATTCACACCGTTCGCTAAATATTCGCAACACGCTTTTTACGCTTGTAGACGAAGGCGCTGTCCCAATCATAAACGAAAACGATTCTGTTTCTACCGATGAATTTTCGATTGGCGATAACGACAACCTTTCTGCATTGACGGCGATTCTTTGGAGTGCAGACCTTTTAATTTTATTCAGCGATATAGATGGAGTTTTTACTGCAAATCCAAAAACAGACAAGCAGGCAAAGCTTATAGAAAGCGTAAAATCAATTTCAGAACTTCGAAATTCAATTAAGATTGGCGAAACGAACAGTTTTGGAACTGGCGGAATAGAAACAAAAATTCAAGCAGCGGAAAAAACGACTGTTTATGGAATTCCTATGTTGCTTGCAAACGGTGCTGTGCCAAATATTTTGGACAGACTTTTGGACGGGACTGCAAAGGGAACTTTGTTTTTGGCAGAATAA
- a CDS encoding glutamate-5-semialdehyde dehydrogenase, translating to MDINAICGSLRKASNRLYLQTALQKNEALSCVALSLEENRRNILTANSFDVQNARDSGMSESLVERLALDDKKIDSIINSINTIISQEDPVGEETAGWKTPNGLSIRQIRVPIGVVAVIYESRPNVTADAFALAYKSGNSILLRGSSSALASNIAILNAIKQGLTCSKFGIPESIELAPCKSHAEVEEILTAVGKIDVAFPRGGAKLINTVTQIAKVPVIQTGAGICHLYVDQSADLKMAVQIAYNAKTQRPGACNAIECIVVNKDVAKDFLPMLAKEFEGKVELRCDEISYKIIRSSAKKACPEDFGYEFLDFICAVKVVSDIEEAISFINSHNTKHSECIVTNDLNNARVFQAKIDSACVYVNASTRFTDGGEFGFGAELGISTQKLHARGPMGIKALTTTKYLIDGEGQIR from the coding sequence ATGGATATAAACGCAATTTGTGGGTCCTTACGAAAAGCCTCTAATCGTCTTTATTTGCAAACTGCTTTACAAAAAAATGAAGCTTTATCTTGCGTTGCGCTTTCTTTAGAAGAAAATCGTCGAAATATCCTTACGGCGAACTCGTTTGATGTTCAAAATGCACGGGATTCTGGTATGAGCGAAAGCCTTGTGGAGCGGCTTGCTCTTGATGACAAAAAAATCGATTCGATAATAAACTCCATAAATACAATAATTTCACAAGAAGACCCAGTTGGCGAAGAAACTGCTGGCTGGAAAACTCCAAATGGATTGTCCATAAGACAAATTAGAGTTCCGATTGGAGTTGTTGCTGTAATTTACGAAAGTCGCCCAAATGTTACAGCCGACGCCTTTGCACTCGCATACAAAAGCGGAAATTCAATTTTGCTGCGAGGTTCATCTTCTGCACTCGCTTCTAATATTGCAATCCTGAACGCTATAAAACAGGGACTTACTTGTTCCAAATTTGGCATTCCAGAATCGATTGAACTTGCTCCTTGCAAAAGCCATGCAGAAGTTGAAGAAATTTTAACTGCTGTTGGAAAAATTGATGTTGCCTTTCCCCGTGGCGGAGCAAAACTCATAAATACTGTAACGCAGATTGCAAAAGTTCCTGTAATTCAAACTGGAGCGGGAATTTGCCACCTTTATGTTGACCAAAGTGCAGACTTAAAGATGGCTGTGCAAATCGCTTACAATGCAAAAACTCAACGTCCGGGCGCTTGCAATGCGATTGAGTGTATAGTTGTAAACAAAGATGTGGCAAAAGATTTTCTTCCAATGCTCGCAAAAGAATTTGAGGGCAAAGTTGAATTACGCTGCGATGAAATTTCGTATAAAATAATAAGAAGTTCTGCAAAAAAAGCCTGCCCGGAAGATTTTGGATATGAGTTTTTGGATTTTATCTGTGCTGTAAAAGTTGTTTCTGATATTGAAGAAGCAATTAGTTTTATAAACAGCCACAATACAAAACATTCTGAATGCATTGTTACAAACGACCTTAACAACGCAAGAGTTTTTCAGGCAAAAATTGATTCTGCCTGTGTATATGTTAATGCGAGCACTCGTTTTACAGATGGCGGCGAATTTGGCTTTGGAGCAGAACTTGGCATAAGCACCCAAAAATTGCATGCAAGAGGTCCAATGGGAATTAAGGCTCTTACAACAACCAAATATTTGATAGACGGCGAAGGGCAAATACGATAA
- a CDS encoding phosphoribosylformylglycinamidine synthase, with amino-acid sequence MFRIYVERKPGFESEAQGILSEINGFLGISSVKGVRYFNRYDIENVSEEIFKASASRIFSEPQSDSILLSEVKAEPSDTVIVWEFLPGQYDQRADSAEQCLVLLRQSLKDSMQVEDLPPRVRCAKMVILSGNVSADEASKIQNYLINPVDSRLASKEIPQTLEIKTEEPGDVPVVEGFTSLGKKELAVFLAKMGLAMDLADLVFLQKYFKSIGRNPTETEIRVLDTYWSDHCRHTTFNTVLKDIKIKKGPYAKLFKKSLENYKAMHTELYAKRKDKPLTLMDMATIGGKYLKKHGFLNDLEVSEENNACSIFVDVRYTTDKDGNPIEKGNEEVERWLLQFKNETHNHPTEIEPFGGAATCIGGAIRDPLSGRSWVYQSMRVTGAGDPTVSMDKTLSGKLPQLKLCREAAQGFSSYGNQIGLTTGQVAEIYHPGFVAKRMELGAVIGASPYSTVMRETPEAGDIIILLGGGTGRDGIGGATGSSKVHTEKSVTTAAAEVQKGNAVEERKIQRLFRNPEVSKMIRRSNDFGAGGVSVAVGELAPGLDINLDSVPKKYEGLNGTELAISESQERMAVVVRSSDVEKFIKFCNLENLNAVVVATVTDKNKLTMKWRGKTIVDLDRSFLDSAGAPHYAKAQIVDPAPVDVSPLVEPLESVKDALGECAYATGESAANVPSKEQIKNAFIANIGDLACCSQRGLQERFDGSIGSSTVLFPFGGKHQGTPECAMSAKIPVLSPRETSTVSLMSYGYDPRVAQWSSWHGAQTAILSSLTKISCAGGKASTSRMSYQEFFGRTVDDKTWGYPAAALLGAVDAQKEMGCASIGGKDSMSGTFKDMNVPHTLVSFAVAHDEAKNVQSGSFKKIGSFIYLVQTPYSSELAPDWQTFKKNSDALYEANKAGKILAMYPVGAGGIAEAITKMAFGNRIGVQLTAIPSSATALGFHRNVNNTIADLFTPLYGSIIVETEDEKFESNGFVNTTVVRIGNTQQDKMISIAMSGLNPLPLTEISLDELYSAWEEKLSKVFPPVSSKKNEELNDWAKSVHPSLQDARSKKDSFTVLNKSKSKPRVIIPVFPGTNCEFDMARAFNLAGADSKIFVFRNRTLQDLEESLNSFENEISQSQILAFSGGFSAGDEPDGSGKFIANVIREKRIADAITAHLENKDGLILGICNGFQALIKTGLLPFGKIVESKEENPTLTYNNIHRHISRVVRTRMVSATSPWALDKTVLDERPHYVPASHGEGRIIMQESLAKSLFEKGQIFSQYCDGNGIPTMNEPDNPNGSAYAIEGLTSPDGRVLGKMGHSERTLGIGGYSEDLIKNIAYDKQANSCQNIFAAGVRYFK; translated from the coding sequence ATGTTTCGTATTTATGTAGAACGTAAACCTGGCTTTGAAAGTGAAGCGCAAGGTATTTTGTCGGAAATTAACGGTTTTTTGGGCATTTCTTCTGTTAAAGGAGTGCGTTATTTTAATCGCTATGACATTGAAAATGTTTCGGAAGAAATATTTAAAGCTAGTGCATCGAGAATTTTTTCTGAACCACAAAGCGACAGTATACTTCTTTCGGAAGTTAAAGCTGAACCTTCTGATACTGTTATTGTTTGGGAATTTCTTCCGGGGCAATACGACCAAAGAGCCGATTCTGCTGAACAATGCTTGGTGCTTTTAAGGCAATCGCTTAAAGATAGTATGCAAGTTGAAGACTTGCCTCCAAGGGTACGCTGTGCGAAGATGGTTATTCTTTCTGGAAATGTTTCTGCGGACGAAGCTTCTAAAATTCAAAATTATCTTATAAATCCTGTGGATAGCAGGCTCGCTTCTAAAGAAATTCCACAAACTCTTGAAATTAAAACTGAAGAACCGGGAGACGTGCCTGTTGTTGAAGGTTTTACGAGCCTTGGCAAAAAAGAGCTTGCTGTGTTCTTGGCTAAGATGGGTCTTGCAATGGATTTGGCTGATCTTGTTTTTTTACAGAAATATTTTAAATCTATTGGAAGAAATCCTACTGAAACGGAAATTCGTGTTTTGGATACTTATTGGTCTGACCACTGCCGCCACACAACTTTTAATACTGTTCTTAAAGATATAAAAATCAAAAAAGGTCCTTATGCTAAACTTTTTAAAAAGTCGCTTGAAAATTACAAGGCTATGCACACAGAACTTTATGCAAAAAGAAAAGATAAGCCTTTGACTTTGATGGATATGGCAACAATTGGTGGCAAATATCTTAAAAAACATGGGTTTCTTAATGACCTTGAAGTTTCTGAAGAAAACAATGCCTGCTCGATTTTTGTTGATGTTCGCTATACGACGGATAAAGATGGAAATCCGATTGAAAAAGGTAACGAAGAAGTTGAACGCTGGCTTTTGCAGTTTAAAAACGAAACTCATAATCATCCTACAGAAATTGAGCCTTTTGGTGGAGCGGCAACCTGTATTGGTGGCGCTATAAGAGATCCTCTTTCTGGAAGAAGTTGGGTTTATCAGTCTATGCGCGTAACAGGTGCTGGAGATCCGACCGTTTCAATGGATAAAACTTTGTCTGGTAAATTGCCTCAATTAAAATTATGTAGAGAGGCGGCTCAAGGGTTTTCTTCTTATGGTAACCAAATTGGTCTTACAACTGGGCAGGTTGCAGAAATTTATCATCCTGGGTTTGTTGCAAAACGCATGGAATTAGGTGCTGTAATAGGGGCAAGCCCTTATTCAACTGTAATGCGCGAAACTCCAGAAGCTGGCGACATTATTATATTGCTTGGTGGCGGAACAGGACGCGATGGAATTGGTGGAGCAACTGGTTCTTCTAAAGTTCATACGGAAAAATCTGTAACAACTGCTGCTGCCGAAGTTCAAAAAGGAAACGCTGTAGAAGAGCGAAAAATTCAACGCCTCTTTAGAAATCCAGAAGTTAGCAAAATGATTCGCCGCTCTAACGATTTTGGCGCTGGGGGAGTTTCTGTTGCGGTTGGAGAACTTGCACCAGGACTTGATATAAATCTTGATTCTGTTCCTAAAAAATACGAAGGTTTAAACGGCACCGAACTTGCTATTTCTGAATCGCAGGAAAGAATGGCGGTTGTTGTTCGCTCAAGCGATGTCGAAAAATTCATAAAATTCTGCAATTTAGAAAATCTAAATGCCGTTGTTGTTGCCACTGTAACGGACAAAAATAAACTTACAATGAAGTGGCGCGGAAAAACGATTGTTGATTTGGATCGCTCCTTTTTGGATTCCGCTGGAGCACCTCATTACGCTAAGGCTCAAATTGTAGATCCTGCTCCTGTGGATGTTTCTCCCTTGGTAGAACCTTTAGAAAGCGTAAAAGATGCTCTGGGTGAATGTGCCTATGCAACTGGTGAAAGCGCGGCAAATGTGCCCTCTAAAGAACAGATAAAAAATGCCTTTATCGCAAATATAGGCGACCTTGCTTGTTGTTCGCAGCGAGGATTGCAGGAAAGATTTGACGGTTCTATAGGCTCTTCCACTGTGTTGTTCCCATTTGGCGGAAAACATCAGGGAACTCCAGAATGTGCTATGTCTGCAAAAATTCCTGTTCTTTCTCCTAGAGAAACTTCTACTGTAAGTTTGATGTCTTATGGTTATGACCCTAGAGTTGCACAGTGGTCTTCTTGGCATGGAGCACAGACAGCAATTCTTTCTTCACTTACAAAAATTAGTTGTGCTGGTGGAAAAGCTAGCACAAGCCGCATGTCGTACCAAGAATTTTTTGGTAGAACTGTGGACGATAAAACTTGGGGTTATCCTGCGGCGGCTCTTTTGGGAGCGGTAGACGCACAAAAAGAAATGGGCTGTGCTTCTATTGGTGGCAAAGATTCTATGTCTGGAACTTTTAAAGATATGAACGTTCCGCATACTTTGGTTTCTTTTGCAGTTGCTCATGACGAAGCAAAAAATGTTCAATCAGGTTCATTTAAAAAGATAGGAAGCTTTATATATTTAGTACAAACTCCTTATTCTTCGGAACTTGCTCCAGACTGGCAAACATTCAAAAAGAACTCAGATGCACTTTACGAGGCTAACAAGGCAGGAAAAATTCTTGCAATGTATCCTGTTGGTGCAGGTGGAATTGCAGAGGCCATAACAAAGATGGCATTTGGAAACAGAATTGGAGTTCAGCTTACGGCGATTCCTTCAAGTGCAACTGCTTTGGGATTCCACAGAAATGTGAATAATACGATTGCGGATTTGTTTACTCCTTTATACGGCTCAATAATTGTCGAAACCGAAGATGAAAAATTTGAATCAAACGGATTTGTAAACACGACAGTTGTCCGCATTGGAAACACTCAGCAAGACAAGATGATAAGCATTGCAATGTCTGGCTTAAATCCTTTGCCATTAACAGAAATTTCGCTCGATGAACTTTATTCTGCTTGGGAAGAAAAACTTTCTAAAGTGTTCCCTCCTGTTAGTTCTAAAAAGAATGAAGAATTGAATGATTGGGCAAAGAGTGTTCATCCTTCTCTCCAAGATGCTCGTTCTAAAAAAGATTCATTTACAGTTTTAAATAAATCAAAATCAAAACCTAGAGTCATCATTCCTGTTTTCCCTGGAACAAATTGCGAGTTTGATATGGCGCGTGCATTTAACCTTGCTGGTGCAGATTCTAAAATTTTTGTATTTAGAAATAGAACGCTTCAAGATTTGGAAGAAAGCCTTAATTCATTCGAAAATGAAATTTCACAATCGCAGATTTTGGCATTTTCTGGCGGATTTTCTGCGGGGGACGAGCCGGACGGTTCTGGCAAATTCATTGCAAACGTCATAAGAGAAAAACGAATTGCAGACGCGATAACTGCGCATTTGGAAAATAAGGACGGTCTTATCCTTGGCATTTGTAACGGATTTCAGGCGTTGATAAAAACAGGGCTCTTGCCGTTTGGAAAAATTGTAGAATCAAAAGAGGAAAATCCAACTTTGACCTATAACAACATTCATCGCCATATAAGCCGCGTTGTAAGAACGCGAATGGTTAGTGCCACTTCTCCTTGGGCTCTGGATAAAACCGTATTGGACGAAAGACCTCATTATGTTCCTGCAAGCCACGGCGAAGGCAGAATCATAATGCAGGAAAGTCTTGCAAAGTCGCTATTTGAAAAAGGTCAGATTTTTAGCCAGTATTGCGATGGAAACGGAATTCCTACTATGAATGAGCCAGATAATCCAAACGGTTCTGCTTATGCAATCGAAGGTCTTACAAGCCCAGACGGACGTGTGCTCGGAAAAATGGGGCACTCTGAAAGAACTCTTGGCATAGGCGGATACAGCGAAGATTTGATAAAAAATATCGCTTACGACAAGCAGGCAAATTCTTGCCAAAATATATTTGCGGCTGGCGTTCGATACTTTAAATAA
- a CDS encoding thioredoxin family protein, which produces MNFVKLTVICLITTFFMSCGNKTQENIRKPSKNIDSTVWIDNLIDAKAAAQKENKKIFLFFSGDDQDQSSASLKKSVFNTNEFMSEMQKKYVLANLDFSNSLYESAMPSPTASEEDKKNAEQIMAKLEENSKDASMYNIQATPSFFLLTKEGYVISEIIFDKEPKSADDFFKFYETLSTKITEYENLLTSATKGKKEDRLNAINKLFEITDPQLRFLLQDFSAYYIKADKNNKTGMVGTHVVALANANAVKAYLNQDPLTASEEFAKAALNKFLTPDEKQQCFYTAGFLFVQSGTTDYQKVGEYFKKAYDASPESPYAETILSMMRMMEERYAEQPSADSQNSAK; this is translated from the coding sequence ATGAATTTTGTAAAACTAACAGTAATTTGTTTAATTACAACTTTTTTTATGAGTTGCGGAAATAAAACTCAGGAAAATATCAGAAAACCATCAAAAAATATTGATTCAACAGTTTGGATTGATAATCTCATAGATGCTAAGGCTGCCGCTCAAAAAGAGAATAAAAAAATCTTTCTGTTTTTTTCTGGGGATGACCAAGACCAATCGAGCGCTTCTTTAAAAAAATCTGTTTTTAACACCAACGAATTTATGAGCGAAATGCAGAAAAAATATGTTCTTGCAAATTTGGATTTTTCAAATTCGCTTTATGAATCTGCAATGCCTTCTCCAACTGCTTCTGAAGAAGATAAGAAAAATGCAGAACAGATAATGGCAAAACTCGAAGAAAATTCTAAAGATGCTTCCATGTATAACATTCAGGCAACTCCTTCATTCTTTTTGCTCACAAAAGAAGGCTATGTTATTTCGGAAATTATTTTTGATAAAGAACCAAAATCCGCAGATGATTTCTTTAAATTTTATGAAACACTTTCTACAAAAATTACGGAATATGAAAATCTTTTGACTTCTGCTACAAAAGGAAAAAAAGAAGACAGGCTCAATGCAATCAATAAATTGTTTGAAATTACCGACCCACAACTTCGCTTTTTGTTGCAGGATTTTAGCGCCTATTACATAAAGGCAGATAAAAATAACAAAACAGGAATGGTTGGTACGCACGTAGTTGCTCTTGCAAATGCGAATGCGGTAAAGGCGTATCTGAATCAAGACCCTCTCACCGCAAGCGAAGAATTTGCAAAGGCGGCTTTAAATAAATTTTTAACTCCTGACGAAAAACAGCAGTGTTTTTATACGGCAGGATTTCTTTTTGTACAAAGCGGAACTACAGATTATCAAAAAGTAGGAGAGTATTTTAAAAAAGCTTATGATGCTTCTCCAGAAAGTCCTTATGCAGAAACTATTTTGAGCATGATGCGTATGATGGAAGAACGATACGCAGAACAGCCGTCAGCTGATTCTCAAAATTCTGCAAAATAA